The Schistocerca gregaria isolate iqSchGreg1 chromosome 1, iqSchGreg1.2, whole genome shotgun sequence genome includes a window with the following:
- the LOC126281878 gene encoding mid1-interacting protein 1-like, which yields MLLSDSLTSCCDTISLPMDNRSCLRRIGRHEDAPFSNQSIMNVIEKFVKAVGEMEETILVPCRLMDLKVGDAGDTVEVDTKKHQKGKRSIRDMANTDLYNLYTTVNSVKRELLWGQSEDVPDQGMITVPSSTSVSSATKGHARRPSTASMTSTNSSNSISDTDSENGNENDSGIEDSQAADVSQEVAANFRRHLHGLYRSLEQMTEAANYLTTRYQNDVGGAV from the exons ATGTTATTGAGTGATTCTTTGACATCGTGCTGTGATACAATTTCTTTACCAATGGATAACCG AAGCTGCCTTAGAAGGATTGGACGCCACGAAGACGCTCCATTTTCCAATCAGAGCATAATGAACGTGATAGAAAAATTTGTTAAAGCCGTCGGAGAGATGGAAGAGACGATCTTAGTTCCCTGCAGACTAATGGATCTGAAAGTTGGTGATGCTGGAGATACTGTGGAAGTAGACACCAAAAAACATCAAAAGGGCAAGAGGAGTATCCGCGATATGGCGAACACCGATCTTTACAATCTCTACACTACAGTTAATTCAGTAAAGAGAGAATTACTGTGGGGTCAAAGCGAAGATGTGCCGGACCAGGGGATGATAACTGTGCCGTCATCAACATCAGTGTCATCAGCTACTAAGGGTCATGCACGGAGACCATCTACAGCTTCCATGACTTCTACAAATTCCTCAAATTCTATATCTGATACGGACTCGGAAAATGGAAACGAAAACGATTCGGGGATTGAAGATTCGCAAGCAGCAGACGTCTCCCAAGAAGTCGCCGCAAACTTCCGCCGACATTTGCATGGCTTATATCGTTCCCTCGAGCAGATGACAGAAGCTGCTAACTACCTTACAACTCGTTACCAGAATGACGTCGGTGGTGCCGTGTGA